From the genome of Adhaeribacter pallidiroseus:
AGTACAAACCGCATTGGTCGTTAGTGGTGCCTAAAAAAGCCGAGGTACCGGTTGTGAAAAATAAAGCCTGGCCTAAACATGCGATTGACTATTTTGTATTAAACAAATTAGAAGAAAAAGGGTTAAAACCAAATCCGGAAGCTTCTAAAGAAACACTTATCCGGCGGGTCTCTTTTGACTTAACCGGCTTGCCACCCACCATTGCCGAAATAGATGCCTTTCTGGCCGATAAATCACCACAGGCGTACGAAAGGGTAGTCAATCGTTTGCTGCAATCACCGCACTTTGGCGAGCGGTTGGCCGTAGATTGGTTGGATGTAGCCCGTTACGCGGACACCCACGGGTACCAGGACGATGGTTTACGCAATGCTTACCCGTGGCGCGATTGGGTAATTTCGGCCTTTAACCGCAACATACCTTACGATAAATTTATCACCTACCAATTGGCCGGTGATTTACTGCCGCAACCTACCCGCGAACAGTTAATTGCTACTTGCTTTTTGCGCAACCATCCGCAAAGTCAGGAAGGCGGCATCGTGGACGAAGAATACCGCGTAGAATACGTGGCCGACCGGGTAAATACTTTTGGTAAAGCTTTTCTGGCTCAGAGCACCGAATGTGCCCGCTGCCACGATCATAAATACGATCCTATTTCGCAAAAAAATTACTACGAATTATCCGCGTTTTTCAATAATAACAACGAAACCGGCGAGATTCCTTATACCGGCGAAGCGAGCCCCAGCTTAATATTAACCAAACCCGAAGTAGAAGATAAGCTTCAATATATCCGTACGCAATTAAAACCCTTGGAGCAAAAGCAAGCCGATAAAAAAGCTTATGAGCAAAAATTTGAAAAATGGTTAGCATCCGCCCAAAAGAATCCAACGGAAATTTTAAAAAAACAACCCGGTTTACTCGGCCATTTTACCTTCAACGAGAGAGAGCCGAAAAATACAATTAAATCTACCTTAGCTGCGCATTATACCAGCGGCGATAAAGACCGAAATCCTACTCCTTATCCGGGTAAATGGGGCCGCGCCGTTAAAGTGGATGGAGATATGGGTATTGAGTTCGGCAAGGAACTTACTTTCGACCGGTATCAGCCTTTCAGTGTTAGCTTATGGGTGAACGTTTTAAAAGCCGGCGAATCAGGTCCTTTGTTTAACCGCACCAATGGCGAATTAGATAACTGGCGCGGATATTTGTGCGGATTGAATAAAGATGGCACCGTATCCCTGAAATTTGTGCACGTGTACCCAGCCAATGCCATTGAGCTGCAAACTACGCAAAAACTAAATCCGCAAGCCTGGCACCATTTGGCTTTGGTATACGATGGCAGCAGCAAGGCCCAGGGTATTCAGTTTTTTATCGATGGCAAGTTGGCTTCGCTTAAAGTAATAAACGACGACTTGCAACAAAGCATGTTGTACGCCAAAGACAAAGCCAATTGGGGTATTCAAAATTTTAAATTAGGGCAGGCATCCATTAAATCTATATCGGGGGTGGCTTTCGATGAATTTCGGGCTTATAACCGCCAACTCGCAGCTTTAGAAGTGCAGCAACTTGCCAGTAAAAAAGATTTAATTCAAATTATTTTAGAAAAGCCGGTGAGTCAATTATCCGCTGAGCTAAAAGATTTGTTACAGGAGTATTACCGGCTGGCTTTTGACCCGGAATTTGCGGCACTTCAAAAAGAATTAGCTGCTAAAAGGAGTGAAGAAAACGACTTGCTCACCAATCAGGAAGAAGTAATGATTTACAAGGAGCTACCGCAACCCCGCGCGGCTTTTATCCTGGATCGGGGAGCCTACGATGCCCCGAAAGAACAAGTAAAACCGAATACACCCGAAAAATTCTTGGTGTTTGATAAAAAATTACCTAAGAACCGACTAGGATTAGCTAAATGGTTAATCAGTAAAGAACAACCTTTATTTCCGCGGGTAGCCGTAAATCGTTTTTGGCAACAATGTTTTGGACAAGGAATTGTGAAAACGGCCGAAGATTTTGGCAACCAGGGCGACTTGCCCACGCACCCGGAACTACTGGATTATCTAGCCGTAACTTTCCGGGAAAGTAACTGGAACGTAAAAGCTTTATTAAAGACCATGGTATTATCGGCTACTTACCGGCAATCTTCGGTGCCAACCCCGATTAATAAAGCGAAAGATCCGGAAAACAAGCTATTTACGCGGGCACCTTCGTACCGCTTAAGTGCCGAAATGATCCGGGATAATGCATTAACCGCAAGTGGTTTATTAACGCGCAAGATTGGGGGTAAGAGCGTATTTCCGTACCAACCTGCCGGTATTTGGGAAGCATTAGCCACACGTAATGCCACCCACTACGAAACCAGCAAGGGCGCTAATTTATACCGACGCAGTTTGTACACCATCTGGAAGCGTAGTTCGCCGCACCCTGCCATGATTAATTTTGATGTGCCCGACCGGTATATGTGTAGTGTGCGGCGGCAGAAAACCAGTACTCCTTTGCAAGCCTTGGTTTTAATGAACGATGTGCAATTCGTAGAAGCCTCTCGGGTTCTTGGTGAGCGGATGATTCGGGAAGGCGGGGAAACGCCGGAACAACGCATTACATATGCTTTTCGGGCATTAACTAGCCGGTATCCTCGTCCGGAAGAGTTGGCTATTTTGAATGATTTGTACCAGCAGGAATTCGCCGATTTTAAAAAAACACCCATGCGGGCAACTAAATTATTGCAGGAAGGGGAGTATGCGGTTAATAAAAAATTACCGCTTGCAGAAGTTGCCACCTGTGCGGTAGTAGCCAATACGCTCATGAATTTTGATGAATTTGTAATTAAGCGTTAATAAAACCAGCTATGTGTAACCATCACCATCACGAACAAGTTGCCAGCCAAATGAACCGGCGAGAATTTTTAACGCGCACCAGTTTGGCTGGGGTAGGGTTAGCCGCGCTCTCCTCGCTTTTGCCCCAAAGTGTTCTGGGTGATACCAACCCCAAACCGGTATTGCCGCATTTTGCGCCTAAGGCTAAACGGATTATTTACTTGTTTCAGAGCGGTGGTCCCTCGCAATTAGAACTATTTGAATACAAACCTAAATTGCAACAGTTATTTGGTCAGGAATTGCCGGCTTCTATTCGCGGCAACCAACGCTTAACCGGCATGACTTCCAACCAGAAATCTTTTCCGCTGGCCATGGGTAAATTTGAATTTGCGCAGCATGGTAAGAGCCGGGCCTGGGTATCGGAATTGTTGCCGCATACCGCTAAAATTGTGGATGAGTTGTGTTTTATAAAATCCATGCACACCGAAGCCATTAACCACGACCCGGCGGTAACGTTTGTGCAGACGGGTAGCCAGCAAGCCGGCCGGCCTAGTTTTGGCTCTTGGTTGAGTTATGGGTTAGGCAGCGAAAACCAGAATTTACCGGCTTTTGTGGTTTTATTATCGCGTGCCCGCGAAGGCGACCAGCCGCTTTATGCGAAGTTGTGGGGCAATGGCTTTTTGCCTTCCGAACACCAGGGCGTTATTTTTAAATCGGGCGATAACCCGGTTTATTATTTGAACAACCCCGGCGGCATGGATAAAGTAAGCCGCCGCCGCATGCTCGACCATTTAGCTAAATTGCACCAGGCCCAGGTTAAAAACGTGCTCGACGACGAAATTAACTCCCGTATTTCGCAGTACGAAATGGCTTACCGCATGCAAAGCTCCGTACCCGCTACCCTGGACATCAGCAAGGAGCCGGAGTATATTTACAACATGTACGGCGAAGAATCCAAAAAACCCGGCACTTTTGCGGCTAATTGTTTATTGGCGCGACGTTTAATTGAAAAAGACGTGCGGTTTGTGCAGTTGTATCACCAGGGTTGGGACCAGCACGGTAATTTACCCAACGACATTAAGCTCATGGCTAAATCAGTGGATCAAGCATCCGCGGCGCTTATTAAAGATTTAAAACAAAGAGGCTTGCTCGACGAAACGCTGGTAATT
Proteins encoded in this window:
- a CDS encoding DUF1553 domain-containing protein, which produces MKNLFLLCGKVTILLWALTSCSEPDLPPDVEKALTQVPAKIDYNLHVKPILSDRCFACHGPDKNKQKGGLRLDLVAAYDKKNEDTGRKALVPGSLAKSEVFHRIISTDPEYLMPTPESHLQLSPTEKAILIKWIKEGAEYKPHWSLVVPKKAEVPVVKNKAWPKHAIDYFVLNKLEEKGLKPNPEASKETLIRRVSFDLTGLPPTIAEIDAFLADKSPQAYERVVNRLLQSPHFGERLAVDWLDVARYADTHGYQDDGLRNAYPWRDWVISAFNRNIPYDKFITYQLAGDLLPQPTREQLIATCFLRNHPQSQEGGIVDEEYRVEYVADRVNTFGKAFLAQSTECARCHDHKYDPISQKNYYELSAFFNNNNETGEIPYTGEASPSLILTKPEVEDKLQYIRTQLKPLEQKQADKKAYEQKFEKWLASAQKNPTEILKKQPGLLGHFTFNEREPKNTIKSTLAAHYTSGDKDRNPTPYPGKWGRAVKVDGDMGIEFGKELTFDRYQPFSVSLWVNVLKAGESGPLFNRTNGELDNWRGYLCGLNKDGTVSLKFVHVYPANAIELQTTQKLNPQAWHHLALVYDGSSKAQGIQFFIDGKLASLKVINDDLQQSMLYAKDKANWGIQNFKLGQASIKSISGVAFDEFRAYNRQLAALEVQQLASKKDLIQIILEKPVSQLSAELKDLLQEYYRLAFDPEFAALQKELAAKRSEENDLLTNQEEVMIYKELPQPRAAFILDRGAYDAPKEQVKPNTPEKFLVFDKKLPKNRLGLAKWLISKEQPLFPRVAVNRFWQQCFGQGIVKTAEDFGNQGDLPTHPELLDYLAVTFRESNWNVKALLKTMVLSATYRQSSVPTPINKAKDPENKLFTRAPSYRLSAEMIRDNALTASGLLTRKIGGKSVFPYQPAGIWEALATRNATHYETSKGANLYRRSLYTIWKRSSPHPAMINFDVPDRYMCSVRRQKTSTPLQALVLMNDVQFVEASRVLGERMIREGGETPEQRITYAFRALTSRYPRPEELAILNDLYQQEFADFKKTPMRATKLLQEGEYAVNKKLPLAEVATCAVVANTLMNFDEFVIKR